A segment of the Zingiber officinale cultivar Zhangliang chromosome 8B, Zo_v1.1, whole genome shotgun sequence genome:
TCGTTTGATATATCTGTTATTGGCAGCTTTGGAATTTTAAGCACGGAGAAATGGAAACTTAGAATAATATCTGATTGATaataaatacaaaaacaaataactGCTTAGTGGTTATAATGCATGCCATGAAAATAGGTTGGGTTGGTAAGAAGCAACATGTACAAAATGCTGATGTGGGTTATTTATGACAACTAAAACAAATGTTGCAGCTCAGAGTTGGCAATGGAGAGGACTTTATTCCATCAAGGGAGAGATGGAATTTTAACCAAAAGGtgtgttttttttctttcaatgagTTTATTCTTTAAATTGTTAGGACCCTTGTATTGAAAAATCTGGACTGTGATTTCACTTGGAGGTCTGACTAttcttttcaagttaaacttttgaaaattctCCCTTTTGGCTATATGAACCGGGATCATATAATATAAGTCTCCCTTTTGTCTTGTCTTTTGCTTTTAAGAAAACAAATGATTCATCCAAGGGACCTATCTTAAATGCTTTTGAGATATACAAGTATATGGAGATAAATTATGGATCCCTAGACGGTAAGTAAAGAAATATCTTGTTAATTTGGTAATCTAGAGCAACACTGTTTTCTTTTAGAGTGTATCCTTTATACCTCTTTTCTCTTCAGCACTGACCATGGAAAGCTTTGTATCACATTACCCAAAAGAAGTTTGGGCACAAGAAGGTGGAGATCCATGCTTACCAGCTCCATGGTCATGGGTTCAATGTAATTCAGATCCGCAACCACAAATTGTTTCAATGTACTGAATGCTTCTCTAAATCTCATTGGTCTTTGTCATGTTTGCTTTGCTTTCCCATGCATGATTTCCAGTTTCTCTAGCTGACCTATGAATTGTTGCTAATGTACAAATTTTAGCTATCTTCTCGCCGCGTGAACTAATGAATAGATTCGTATAATGAACAGTAGACTATCAGGGAGAAATTTGACGGGGAATATACCTGCAGAGCTTGCTAGTTTAACTGGCCTAGTCGAATTGTAAGTTAGAATCTACTTCTGTTCCAAGTCAATTTATTTCATTCGGCACAACTGTTGATGGATTTAATGATTCCTTGTCACTGtgtcaaattcaaatatttcagATGGCTTGATGGAAACGTGCTTTGTGGCCATATACCTGCTCTCGGTGCATGCTTAAGTCTTAGAAACATGTAATATATAAATATTGCTGGTTTATATATCAAACACTTAATCATTCGCTAGACTTTTTGAATTGTTTTTTTGCAGTCACCTTGAGAACAATAAGTTAACTGGTGATCTATCATTTTTGGATGGCCTATCAAATTTACAAGAACTGTATGTCCTTTCTTGCCATTATATTGTCATTTAACGAACATCAATGTTTGCCCAAATTTGTTCTCTTTTAACGTTTGGCTTTGTCTAGCACCAACTCCAGCATGAAGTAACTATTGAGCTTGCAGGTACGTGCAGAACAATATGCTGTCCGGAACAGTACCTGGTCATCTTCTTGGCAAAAATATAGTTTTCACGTGGGTATTTCTTATTAGATTGTGTTGAATATCTCTTTAAGTCCTACTTTCCAATGAAATTACAATTATCAAACTTGGGTATGCTATTTTGAGGCGTATCCCCAAGAAACTTAGACTATTTTCAAGAGAAGGTAGGTACGACTCAATACAACTGACTAACTTTTGTCTGAAACATGTATATGAATTAAAGATATTGTTTTTTCATTTGCAGATGATCTTCCACCTCCCCAACCATTCCAAGAGTTAAGTGCTTCTTTCGGAGGATTTGGCATTGAAACAACACATAGATATTGGTTATCTGAAATCAACGATGCCACAGAAAACTTTGCTAAAAAAGTTGGTTCTGGGGGCTATGGGACAGTG
Coding sequences within it:
- the LOC122014025 gene encoding probable LRR receptor-like serine/threonine-protein kinase At1g67720; its protein translation is MEINYGSLDALTMESFVSHYPKEVWAQEGGDPCLPAPWSWVQCNSDPQPQIVSIRLSGRNLTGNIPAELASLTGLVELWLDGNVLCGHIPALGACLSLRNIHLENNKLTGDLSFLDGLSNLQELTNSSMK